Proteins encoded within one genomic window of Aedes albopictus strain Foshan unplaced genomic scaffold, AalbF5 HiC_scaffold_42, whole genome shotgun sequence:
- the LOC109408986 gene encoding cleavage and polyadenylation specificity factor subunit 1: MFSICKQTHEATAVEFSVTCHFFNSNEKSLVTGGANVLKVYRLIPDADPTSRDKFTTTRPPNMKLECMASYTLFGNIMSMQSVSLAGSQRDALLISFQDAKLSVVQFDPDNFELKTLSLHYFEEEDIKGGWTGHYHTPIVRVDPDNRCAVMLVYGRKLVVLPFRKDSSLDEIEVQDVKPMKKAPTQLIAKTPILASYVIELKESEERIDNVIDIQFLHGYYEPTLLILYEPVKTFPGRIAVRSDTCMMVALSLNIQQRVHPVIWTVNSLPFDCLQAIAISKPIGGCLILSINALIYLNQSVPPYGVSLNSTADHCTNFPLKPQDGVRISLDAAQVCFIEPEKLVLSLKGGELYVLTLCADSMRSVRSFHFSKAASSVLTCCICVVEEEYLFLGSRLGNSLLLRFKEKDESMVITIDDTEEVVEKEPKRLRLEQEELEVYGSGQKTSVQLTSYIFEVCDSILNIGPIGHMAVGERISEEEQDENKDIQFVPNKLDLEIVTSSGHGKNGALCVLQNSIKPQVITSFGLSGCLDVWTVLSDKGDDMHAFMILSQEAGTMVLQTGDEINEIENTGFATNVPTIHVGNIGGNRFIVQVTTKSIRLLQGTRLLQNIPIDLGCPLAAVSIADPYVCVRSSEGKVITLALREGKGTPRLAVNKNTISTTPPVVSISVYKDVSGMFTTKYEDFYDGTKGGSSAYSSGFGYMKPEPHMKIEDEEDLLYGESGRSFKMTSMADMAIETKKKNPDFWRKFMQPVKPTFWLFAVRDNGNLEIYSMPDLKLVYLITNIGNGNKVLQDSMEFVPLQVGQSAADADVTSNAFTSPFGFNPNLLPKEILMVALGHHGTRPMLFVRLENDLLVYRAYRYSKGHLKLRFRRVPSGVTGPIFKIAPRRVAPTDQEGEKPDELSTKIMYENISMIRYFNNVNGYNGVAVCGEKPYIILLTSRGELRAHRLYAKTIMKGFASFNNVNCPNGFLYFDEQYELKIAVFPGYLSYDSLWPVRKIPLRSSPKQIVYHKENKVYCVVMDTEEVCNKYYRFNGEDKELTEENKGERFLYPMAHKFSVVLVTPSAWEIIPETSINLEEWEHVIALKNVSLSYEGARSGFKEYIAVGTNFNYSEDITSRGRLLLYDIIEVVPEPGKPLTRYKFKEVIVKEQKGPLSAISNVSGFLVGAVGQKVYLWQLKDDDLVGVAFIDTNIFVHQLVSIKS, encoded by the exons ATGTTTTCCATCTGTAAACAAACGCACGAAGCCACCGCGGTGGAGTTTTCGGTCACTTGCCACTTCTTCAACAGCAATGAGAAGTCGCTGGTCACCGGGGGCGCCAACGTCCTCAAGGTGTACCGGCTGATCCCGGATGCGGACCCTACCAGCCGCGATAAGTTCACCA CTACGAGACCGCCGAACATGAAACTAGAATGTATGGCAAGTTACACTCTATTCGGCAACATAATGTCGATGCAATCGGTGTCCTTGGCCGGTTCGCAACGGGATGCGTTGCTGATAAGCTTCCAGGATGCGAAGCTGTCGGTGGTGCAGTTTGATCCGGACAATTTCGAGCTGAAAACGCTTTCGTTGCACTACTTCGAGGAAGAGGACATCAAAGGGGGCTGGACGGGACACTACCATACGCCGATTGTGCGGGTCGATCCGGATAATCGATGTGCGGTGATGTTGGTGTACGGGCGGAAATTGGTGGTGCTGCCGTTCCGGAAGGACAGTTCGTTGGACGAAATCGAAGTGCAGGACGTTAAGCCGATGAAGAAAGCGCCAACGCAGCTGATTGCCAAGACGCCGATTCTGGCGTCGTACGTTATTGAGCTGAAGGAATCGGAGGAGCGGATTGATAACGTGATTGACATACAGTTCCTGCACGGCTACTATGAGCCAACGTTGCTGATTCTGTATGAGCCGGTCAAAACGTTTCCAGG CCGTATCGCTGTTCGTTCAGACACTTGCATGATGGTGGCGCTATCCCTGAACATACAGCAGCGTGTCCATCCGGTTATCTGGACGGTGAACAGTTTGCCGTTTGATTGTCTGCAAGCGATTGCCATCAGCAAACCGATTGGAGGTTGCTTGATCTTGAGCATCAATGCGTTGATCTATCTCAATCAGAGCGTTCCGCCGTATGGGGTGAGCTTGAACAGCACTGCCGATCATTGCACTAATTTTCCGCTGA AACCCCAGGACGGCGTTCGGATCAGTCTGGATGCAGCGCAGGTGTGCTTCATCGAGCCGGAAAAGCTAGTGCTCTCGCTAAAGGGTGGAGAACTCTACGTTCTGACGCTTTGCGCCGATTCAATGCGAAGCGTACGGAGTTTTCACTTCAGCAAGGCGGCGTCCAGCGTCCTGACCTGTTGT ATCTGCGTCGTCGAGGAAGAGTATCTGTTCCTGGGTTCCCGACTGGGAAACTCGCTGCTTCTGCGATTCAAGGAGAAGGACGAGAGCATGGTGATTACGATTGACGATACGGAGGAAGTGGTGGAGAAGGAACCGAAGCGATTACGCCTGGAGCAGGAAGAGCTGGAGGTGTACGGTTCGGGGCAGAAAACGTCAGTCCAGTTGACTAGCTACATTTTCGAGGTGTGCGACAGTATTCTGAACATTGGACCGATAGGTCATATGGCCGTGGGTGAGAGGATTTCCGAAGAGGAGCAAGACGAAAACAAGGACATTCAGTTTGTGCCGAACAAGCTAGATCTGGAGATTGTGACGAGCAGCGGACATGGAAAGAACGGAGCCCTGTGCGTGCTGCAGAATTCCATAAAGCCACAGGTTATCACTAGTTTTGGTTTGTCGGGCTGTTTGGATGTGTGGACAGTGCTGAGCGACAAAGGTGACGACATGCATGCCTTTATGATTCTATCGCAAGAGGCTGGAACGATGGTTCTACAGACAGGCGATGAAATCAACGAAATCGAGAACACTGGATTCGCGACTAATGTTCCAACCATTCACgttggaaatattggaggaaatcGCTTCATCGTTCAGGTGACGACCAAATCTATTAGATTGCTCCAGGGTACCCGTCTGCTGCAGAACATTCCGATTGATCTGGGTTGTCCACTGGCCGCGGTCTCCATCGCTGATCCGTACGTCTGTGTCCGATCTTCGGAAGGTAAAGTTATCACGTTGGCCCTTCGAGAAGGCAAAGGAACTCCACGGTTGGCTGTTAACAAGAACACCATCAGCACGACTCCGCCAGTGGTGTCCATCAGTGTGTACAAGGACGTCTCCGGAATGTTTACAACCAAGTATGAAGACTTCTACGATGGTACTAAAGGTGGTTCCTCCGCTTATTCCAGCGGATTCGGATACATGAAGCCAGAACCACACATGAAAATTGAAGACGAAGAAGATCTACTGTACGGAGAATCCGGTCGATCCTTCAAGATGACTTCGATGGCAGATATGGCCATCGAAACCAAAAAGAAGAATCCGGACTTCTGGCGCAAGTTCATGCAGCCGGTGAAACCTACCTTCTGGTTGTTCGCTGTCAGAGACAACGGCAACTTGGAGATCTATTCGATGCCGGATCTAAAACTCGTCTATCTGATTACGAACATCGGAAATGGTAACAAAGTGCTGCAGGATTCGATGGAATTCGTTCCGTTACAG GTAGGACAGTCCGCGGCCGATGCAGATGTTACTTCAAACGCGTTCACCAGCCCCTTCGGATTCAATCCCAACCTACTGccgaaggaaatcctgatggTGGCTCTGGGCCACCACGGAACTCGACCGATGCTTTTCGTCCGCTTGGAAAACGACCTTCTCGTGTACAGAGCCTATCGGTACTCGAAAGGTCACCTAAAGCTGCGCTTCCGGCGAGTTCCCAGCGGCGTAACGGGTCCCATATTCAAAATTGCTCCCCGCCGAGTGGCCCCCACCGATCAGGAAGGCGAGAAGCCAGACGAGCTCTCCACTAAGATTATGTACGAAAACATTTCCATGATTCGGTACTTCAACAACGTCAATGGCTATAATGGCGTTGCCGTATGCGGAGAGAAGCCTTACATAATACTACTGACTTCCCGAGGGGAACTTCGGGCACATCGGCTCTACGCCAAAACCATCATGAAAGGATTCGCCTCGTTTAACAACGTCAACTGTCCCAACGGCTTCCTGTACTTTGACGAACAGTACGAGCTGAAGATTGCCGTCTTCCCCGGTTACTTGTCCTACGACTCCCTTTGGCCTGTCCGGAAAATTCCCCTCCGAAGCTCCCCCAAACAGATTGTCTACCACAAGGAGAACAAAGTCTACTGCGTGGTGATGGACACCGAGGAAGTCTGCAACAAGTACTACCGCTTCAACGGCGAGGACAAGGAACTGACCGAGGAGAACAAGGGCGAACGGTTCCTGTATCCAATGGCACATAAGTTCTCGGTCGTCCTGGTTACCCCTTCGGCTTGGGAAATCATTCCGGAGACGTCGATCAATCTGGAAGAGTGGGAACACGTAATCGCACTGAAGAACGTTAGTCTGTCGTACGAGGGAGCCCGGTCCGGTTTCAAGGAGTACATTGCCGTGGGCACGAATTTCAACTACAGCGAAGACATTACGTCGCGTGGACGATTGCTGCTGTACGACATCATTGAAGTCGTCCCGGAACCGGGCAAACCGTTGACTAG ATATAAATTCAAAGAAGTAATCGTCAAGGAACAAAAGGGTCCCCTGTCGGCAATCAGCAATGTGTCCGGCTTCCTGGTGGGAGCAGTCGGCCAGAAAGTCTATCTCTGGCAGCTGAAAGACGACGACCTCGTTGGTGTGGCATTTATCGATACCAATATCTTCGTCCATCAGCTAGTTTCGATCAAATC